One Natrinema longum genomic window carries:
- the glpA gene encoding anaerobic glycerol-3-phosphate dehydrogenase subunit GlpA, with amino-acid sequence MARDTEVLVLGGGSTGCGIVRDLAMRGLDVTLVERGTLTDGTTGRMHGLLHSGGRYAVSDQASATECIEENEILREIAGHCVEPTGGLFVQRPEDSDDYFQEKLEGCRECGIPARVLSGREAREVEPHLAGDVKRAIEVPDGAVDPFRLCVANAIDAENHGARVETHAEVIDLLRDGDEIYGVEVRHDSGPGKRTHETPGTTEEITADYVVNATGAWAGQIGAMADLEVEVRPSKGVMTIMNVRQVDTVINRCRPKGDADIVVPHETTAILGTTDEEVSDPDDYPEEGWEVDQMIDTLSELVPILSEARTIRSFWGVRPLYEPPGTGTQDPTDITRDFFLLDHADRDGVSGMASIVGGKLTTYRAMAEEISDHVCEKLGVTAACATADEPLPGSENIETLEAGMDDFGLRSPVARRSKQRLGSRASEVLETDDANPVICQCEGVTRAEIQDAISQSGSDLNAVRIRTRASMGNCQGGFCCQNMANELHPTYDEETVRASLDELFQERWKGERHALWGEQLSQAMLNYALHATTMNRDRDPASAAGDVDFTAFDGGQSSGEEAETARGGR; translated from the coding sequence ATGGCACGCGACACTGAGGTCCTCGTTCTCGGCGGCGGCTCGACCGGGTGTGGCATCGTCCGTGATCTGGCGATGCGCGGCCTCGACGTCACGCTCGTCGAGCGAGGAACTCTCACAGACGGAACGACCGGCCGCATGCACGGCCTGTTGCACAGCGGGGGGCGATACGCCGTCTCCGATCAGGCCAGCGCGACGGAGTGTATCGAGGAAAACGAGATCCTCCGGGAGATCGCCGGCCACTGCGTCGAGCCCACCGGTGGCCTGTTCGTCCAGCGTCCCGAGGACTCGGACGACTACTTTCAGGAGAAACTCGAGGGGTGTCGGGAGTGTGGGATTCCCGCCCGCGTGCTGTCCGGTCGGGAAGCCCGCGAGGTCGAACCCCACCTCGCGGGCGACGTGAAGCGAGCGATCGAGGTCCCCGACGGCGCGGTCGACCCGTTCCGGCTCTGCGTCGCGAACGCGATCGACGCCGAGAACCACGGCGCGAGGGTCGAAACCCACGCCGAAGTGATCGACCTCCTGCGTGACGGCGACGAGATCTACGGGGTCGAGGTTCGCCACGACTCGGGGCCGGGCAAGCGCACGCACGAGACGCCCGGCACGACCGAGGAGATCACCGCCGACTACGTCGTCAACGCGACCGGCGCGTGGGCCGGCCAGATCGGCGCGATGGCCGATCTCGAGGTCGAGGTCCGCCCCTCGAAGGGCGTGATGACGATCATGAACGTCCGGCAGGTCGACACCGTGATCAACCGCTGTCGACCGAAAGGCGACGCGGACATCGTCGTCCCTCACGAGACGACGGCCATCCTCGGGACGACCGACGAGGAGGTCTCGGATCCCGACGACTACCCCGAGGAGGGCTGGGAAGTCGATCAGATGATCGATACGCTCTCGGAACTGGTGCCGATCCTCTCGGAGGCCCGAACCATCCGCTCGTTCTGGGGCGTCCGCCCGCTCTACGAGCCCCCGGGGACCGGCACGCAGGACCCGACCGACATCACGCGGGACTTCTTCTTGCTCGATCACGCCGACCGCGACGGCGTCTCCGGGATGGCGAGCATCGTCGGCGGGAAGCTCACCACCTACCGGGCGATGGCCGAGGAGATATCGGATCACGTCTGCGAGAAACTGGGCGTGACCGCCGCCTGTGCGACCGCCGACGAGCCCCTTCCCGGCAGCGAGAACATCGAAACCCTCGAGGCGGGCATGGACGACTTCGGGCTGCGCTCGCCGGTGGCCCGCCGGAGCAAACAGCGGCTTGGAAGCCGGGCGAGCGAGGTGCTCGAGACGGACGACGCGAACCCGGTAATCTGCCAGTGTGAGGGCGTGACGCGCGCGGAGATTCAGGACGCCATCTCACAGTCCGGATCGGACCTCAACGCGGTTCGAATCCGGACGCGGGCGTCGATGGGGAACTGCCAGGGCGGGTTCTGCTGTCAAAACATGGCCAACGAGCTCCACCCGACGTACGACGAGGAGACGGTCCGGGCGTCGCTCGACGAACTCTTTCAGGAACGCTGGAAGGGCGAACGGCACGCGCTGTGGGGCGAACAGCTCTCGCAGGCGATGCTCAACTACGCGCTCCACGCGACCACGATGAACCGCGATCGGGATCCAGCGAGCGCGGCGGGGGACGTCGACTTCACCGCGTTCGACGGCGGCCAGTCCAGCGGAGAGGAGGCCGAGACCGCCCGGGGGGGCCGCTAG